A genomic window from Treponema maltophilum ATCC 51939 includes:
- a CDS encoding N-acetylglucosamine kinase: MKKLFFGIDGGGTKSRLAAVDERGEILCTVCGSSTNQYAVGFEKACAAVADLFESLKKESGIVFKDFSAGCFASAGISTENEKEMFRAFFAEMSASCPVYVCSDALAALAGGTGKAEGLIVISGTGSIAAALRPDGRSSRSGGLGHLIGDEGSGFAIGLEGIRAAVRAADGRAEKTLLTEKLFAHYEVSDVRDLFSFLYTKFDKARIASFAPAVFEAARLKDAAAVRIIDGASCELALLAKSAYDKLFGGGKSERIGAVFSGGIFEHEKDFSRRTAERIQKLLPFVRVHERLYEPVRGACVLAQSVSEKVR, encoded by the coding sequence ATGAAAAAACTTTTTTTCGGTATCGACGGAGGCGGAACGAAATCGCGTTTGGCCGCCGTCGATGAAAGAGGCGAAATACTGTGCACCGTGTGCGGTTCTTCCACCAATCAATACGCCGTCGGCTTTGAAAAAGCCTGCGCCGCCGTCGCGGATTTATTCGAATCGCTCAAAAAAGAAAGCGGCATCGTTTTTAAAGATTTTTCCGCCGGCTGTTTTGCATCCGCCGGCATAAGCACGGAAAACGAAAAAGAAATGTTTCGCGCTTTTTTTGCCGAAATGAGCGCTTCCTGTCCCGTGTACGTGTGTTCCGACGCGCTCGCCGCTCTTGCGGGCGGTACGGGCAAGGCCGAAGGCCTAATTGTCATCAGCGGAACGGGTTCCATTGCGGCCGCTTTACGTCCTGACGGAAGATCTTCGCGTTCGGGCGGCTTGGGGCATCTTATCGGCGATGAAGGCTCGGGGTTTGCGATCGGCCTTGAAGGAATACGGGCTGCAGTGCGCGCCGCCGACGGTCGTGCTGAAAAGACGCTTTTAACCGAAAAACTTTTTGCGCATTATGAGGTTTCCGATGTCCGTGATCTTTTTTCGTTTTTGTATACGAAATTCGATAAAGCCCGCATTGCGTCTTTTGCACCGGCCGTATTCGAAGCCGCCCGGTTGAAAGATGCCGCCGCCGTACGCATTATAGACGGCGCTTCCTGCGAGCTTGCCTTGCTGGCAAAAAGCGCATACGATAAACTTTTCGGCGGCGGCAAAAGCGAGCGCATCGGCGCCGTGTTTTCGGGCGGTATTTTCGAACACGAAAAAGATTTTTCACGCCGCACCGCCGAACGCATACAAAAGCTTTTGCCCTTTGTCCGCGTGCATGAACGCTTGTACGAGCCGGTGCGCGGCGCCTGCGTATTGGCGCAAAGCGTGAGCGAAAAAGTGCGTTAA
- a CDS encoding ABC transporter ATP-binding protein encodes MFKEKYKPLFKMVVYIKEYKAKFIVSVIYGILSSVFSLLTVLTGAYITSAALLHENVKTLLYLFIPLAVFICGKGLFSFLEMYQCHLVAYKIIEKIRNLLYDAISAAAPQSVLKTRSGKISAALVDDAESTEVFFAHTAGAYIVALVCTVLYLTALAFLSPRIAAVVCAACILVAAVPYFFNPITKKVGDEIREGLAAVNAEAVDTVQGLREILIFGKEKKYIEKVARDTLRLNKKEIKDGRFKGLQGLIINLITSAVLIASILFTHKEVIAGILKPEMISVVLVFSLFAFIPAMGVSVTAGTMNISNGAAKRILDILEEKPTIEDTVPYIPLHDLHLSGSVDFKNVHFSYEKGREVLHGIDFSIQAGENVAITGESGAGKSTIAALLLRFYDPDSGVVSIGGKNIKELHQNSVRDLIAYVPQDVYLFNKTIKENIALACPDASDEDIKTAAKIAMADSFIERLEKGYDTNAGERGVQLSGGEKQRIAIARAVLKKSPILLMDEASSNLDSESESLFRQALNNARRGKTLITIAHRPSTIEEADRVIRVENGRIV; translated from the coding sequence ATGTTCAAAGAAAAATACAAACCGCTTTTTAAGATGGTCGTATACATCAAAGAATATAAAGCAAAATTTATTGTTTCGGTTATATACGGAATATTGAGCAGTGTTTTCTCGTTGCTGACAGTTTTAACCGGAGCCTATATCACATCGGCCGCGCTTCTTCATGAGAACGTAAAAACTCTGTTGTATTTGTTTATACCACTTGCAGTCTTTATTTGCGGGAAAGGTTTATTTTCTTTTTTGGAAATGTATCAATGTCACTTGGTTGCTTATAAAATAATTGAAAAAATACGCAATCTTTTATATGACGCGATTTCGGCTGCCGCGCCGCAATCGGTATTAAAAACCCGATCGGGGAAAATAAGCGCGGCTCTCGTTGACGATGCGGAATCCACCGAAGTTTTTTTTGCTCATACCGCAGGTGCATATATAGTTGCACTTGTATGCACCGTTTTATATTTAACCGCCCTCGCTTTTCTTTCGCCGCGTATCGCCGCCGTCGTATGCGCTGCCTGTATTCTCGTCGCGGCCGTTCCTTATTTTTTTAATCCCATTACAAAAAAAGTCGGAGATGAAATAAGAGAAGGATTGGCTGCCGTCAATGCCGAAGCGGTTGACACCGTACAAGGGTTGCGGGAAATTTTAATCTTCGGCAAAGAAAAAAAGTATATTGAAAAAGTTGCTCGGGATACGCTGCGTTTAAATAAAAAAGAAATTAAAGACGGACGTTTTAAAGGCCTGCAAGGTTTGATCATCAACCTTATTACCTCGGCGGTTTTAATCGCTTCAATCTTATTTACGCACAAAGAAGTTATTGCGGGCATATTAAAGCCCGAAATGATTTCCGTCGTGCTTGTTTTTTCGCTGTTTGCGTTCATACCTGCAATGGGAGTTTCGGTAACGGCCGGCACAATGAATATTTCGAACGGCGCAGCAAAACGAATTCTTGATATACTCGAAGAAAAGCCGACAATCGAAGATACGGTGCCTTATATCCCCTTGCATGACTTGCATCTTTCGGGCAGCGTCGATTTTAAAAATGTGCATTTTTCTTACGAAAAAGGCAGAGAAGTTTTACACGGGATCGATTTTTCCATACAAGCCGGAGAAAATGTCGCAATTACCGGAGAATCGGGAGCGGGAAAATCCACTATTGCGGCTTTACTATTGCGGTTTTACGATCCGGACAGCGGCGTCGTATCTATCGGAGGAAAAAACATTAAAGAACTGCACCAGAATTCCGTCCGGGATCTTATCGCGTATGTGCCGCAAGACGTTTATCTTTTTAATAAAACCATCAAAGAAAATATTGCACTCGCCTGCCCCGATGCTTCCGACGAAGATATAAAAACGGCGGCAAAAATCGCGATGGCAGACAGTTTTATCGAAAGGCTGGAAAAAGGGTACGATACGAATGCCGGCGAGCGCGGCGTTCAGCTTTCGGGCGGAGAAAAACAGCGCATTGCAATCGCGCGCGCCGTATTAAAAAAATCGCCCATTCTTCTTATGGACGAAGCGTCGTCCAATTTAGACAGCGAAAGCGAATCTTTGTTCAGGCAAGCTCTAAACAATGCCCGCCGCGGGAAAACCCTTATTACGATTGCGCACCGCCCCTCGACGATAGAAGAAGCGGATAGAGTTATCCGCGTTGAGAACGGGCGGATCGTGTAG
- a CDS encoding ABC transporter ATP-binding protein, which yields MMIHKRVLELTNGVRVSIACKALLGIAVSGTYILQAVLLGMTVDLLYERSAFSVLLPYTVCLIAAVTARLILIYVNSVYGKKIIGKIKNTLRRHIYAKLLRLGPAFLDDERTGKLGSTMVSGVDYLEGYLTMYLPQVLVCIIACSAMLVYVFSVHYLLGVVSTIALLIVLFSPVVFGKVLSKSSDEHWSAYRELTAEILDGIQGIVTAKANNAQERLGSYLKTKMRILFSQTMKNLKINLTEVGIANFASGVGVSFTLALAALLTVQKAIPVSSLLILLFMTNEVFRPAADLGTYFHQGFMGLTASSGIFAILDEKEKIHDSGTKILDAKDTGGLEITYKNVSFSYSDNAHPVFQNLNFTATKNEKLAVVGESGSGKTTLINLLLRFYEVQSGSIYINGIDIKDLTLASLRSLMTVVSQETYLFNGTIKENLLNANKDADEAMLIQACKIAHIDSFIQSLPKKYDTKVGERGLNFSGGQRQRIAIARAVLKNAPIVILDEATSGVDTENEDEIKHSLSILLRGRTSITIAHRLNTIEDCDRILVLRRGKIVESGTHRDLLEKNGYYKKLVQTQQKSL from the coding sequence ATGATGATTCACAAACGGGTTCTCGAACTGACAAACGGCGTACGAGTCAGTATTGCATGCAAAGCCTTATTGGGAATTGCAGTTTCGGGTACCTATATTCTTCAAGCCGTATTGCTGGGTATGACGGTCGACTTACTTTATGAACGCAGCGCTTTTTCCGTACTGCTGCCATACACCGTCTGTCTTATTGCAGCCGTAACCGCCCGCCTTATTTTAATCTATGTGAATTCCGTATACGGGAAAAAGATTATCGGAAAAATAAAAAATACGCTCAGACGGCACATTTACGCAAAACTTTTGCGATTGGGACCGGCATTTTTGGATGATGAAAGAACGGGCAAGCTAGGTTCTACAATGGTAAGCGGTGTCGACTATTTGGAAGGCTATTTAACGATGTATCTTCCGCAAGTGCTTGTTTGCATTATCGCCTGTTCCGCCATGCTCGTTTATGTTTTTTCAGTACATTATCTGCTCGGCGTTGTTTCGACAATCGCTTTGCTTATCGTACTATTTTCGCCGGTCGTGTTCGGTAAAGTGCTTTCAAAATCTTCCGATGAGCATTGGTCCGCCTATCGCGAACTGACAGCGGAAATACTCGACGGAATACAAGGCATCGTAACGGCGAAAGCAAACAATGCGCAGGAACGGCTCGGAAGCTATTTAAAAACGAAAATGCGAATCCTTTTTTCGCAAACGATGAAAAACTTAAAAATAAATTTAACCGAAGTGGGCATCGCAAACTTTGCTTCCGGAGTAGGCGTAAGTTTTACGCTCGCGCTTGCCGCTCTTTTAACGGTACAAAAAGCAATTCCCGTTTCATCGCTTTTAATCCTTCTTTTTATGACCAATGAAGTTTTCAGACCGGCTGCGGATTTAGGCACCTATTTTCACCAAGGCTTTATGGGACTCACCGCTTCGAGCGGCATCTTTGCAATATTGGACGAAAAAGAAAAAATACATGACAGCGGCACAAAAATACTCGATGCAAAAGATACCGGAGGCCTTGAAATAACTTATAAAAATGTTTCGTTTTCATATAGCGACAATGCACATCCCGTTTTTCAAAATCTGAATTTTACGGCCACAAAAAACGAAAAACTTGCAGTCGTCGGAGAATCGGGAAGCGGCAAAACGACGCTCATCAATTTGCTGCTTCGATTTTACGAAGTACAGTCCGGCAGCATTTATATTAACGGAATCGATATAAAGGATTTGACGCTCGCATCGCTTCGCAGTTTAATGACGGTCGTTTCGCAGGAAACATATTTGTTTAACGGTACGATAAAAGAAAATTTGCTGAATGCAAATAAAGATGCGGACGAAGCAATGTTGATACAAGCCTGTAAAATTGCCCATATCGATTCATTTATTCAAAGCTTGCCGAAAAAATACGATACGAAGGTAGGAGAACGCGGCCTTAATTTTTCCGGCGGACAGCGGCAGCGTATTGCCATTGCCCGCGCCGTTTTAAAAAATGCACCCATTGTCATACTTGACGAAGCGACTTCCGGTGTCGATACTGAAAACGAAGATGAGATCAAACACAGTCTTTCTATTTTGTTGCGCGGGCGAACAAGCATAACCATTGCGCACCGCTTAAATACGATAGAAGATTGCGACCGTATTTTGGTTTTAAGGCGGGGAAAAATCGTTGAAAGCGGTACGCATCGCGATTTACTCGAAAAAAACGGATATTACAAAAAGCTGGTGCAAACTCAGCAGAAATCTTTATAA
- a CDS encoding ABC transporter ATP-binding protein — translation MIKCVSVSKTFRTSGLKKNSSPVLKNINCEIKAFSVTGITGESGCGKTTLARCLMNLIKPDSGNIFINGKSVFEYTDKKAFCRLVQTVQQNPESALDPDFTVKKSLEEVYILHKERFASKAAFQAELQELCIQTGIPYDETDKLPYAFSGGQLQRICIIRALLIKPEIVILDESTSMLDVSVQAQILSLLLKLKERYKLTLILISHDLDVIEYFCDELIVMQKGTIVESGACSQVFAHPTHEYTIKLLENRNLILE, via the coding sequence ATGATAAAGTGCGTTTCCGTTTCAAAAACGTTCCGTACGAGCGGACTAAAAAAGAACAGTTCTCCCGTTTTAAAAAATATCAACTGCGAAATAAAAGCTTTTTCCGTTACCGGTATTACCGGCGAAAGCGGCTGCGGCAAAACGACGCTTGCCCGATGCCTTATGAATCTTATAAAACCGGACAGCGGAAATATATTTATAAATGGCAAATCCGTTTTCGAATACACCGACAAAAAAGCGTTTTGCCGCCTTGTTCAAACGGTTCAGCAGAATCCCGAATCGGCGCTGGATCCCGATTTTACGGTAAAAAAAAGTTTGGAAGAAGTATACATACTCCATAAAGAACGTTTCGCTTCAAAAGCCGCCTTTCAGGCAGAACTGCAAGAATTATGCATACAAACCGGAATTCCTTATGACGAAACGGATAAACTGCCATACGCCTTTTCAGGCGGACAATTGCAGCGCATTTGCATTATCCGCGCCCTATTGATTAAGCCCGAGATTGTAATACTTGACGAATCGACTTCAATGCTGGACGTTTCCGTTCAAGCGCAAATACTTTCATTGCTTTTAAAACTTAAAGAACGGTACAAACTTACGCTGATCTTAATTTCGCACGATTTGGATGTTATCGAATATTTTTGCGATGAACTAATCGTTATGCAAAAAGGTACGATCGTCGAAAGCGGTGCGTGCAGCCAGGTTTTTGCACACCCTACGCATGAATATACGATAAAGCTGTTAGAAAACAGAAATTTGATTTTGGAATAA
- a CDS encoding ABC transporter ATP-binding protein has protein sequence MNDTVLKINNLTVDFLLGEKKKRVIRNLSLEIKNEIFAIMGETGCGKSVLAASILGLLPSNALVNGSVLYKEKKISDLKEKEYNRLRGKEIALVLQSSADSLNPLLKIQTQLSIPIKVHGVCKTADAVRFYSETLLKNVSLKKGVLKLYPFQLSGGMQHRILTALGLSCKPSVLILDEPTRGMDMVLRNEYASLIKSVYDTEKIAILFITHDLELAQKLSHRCALMHNGEIVEEGETQKVFNDRRSAYFRSLIAAMPKNLARRQ, from the coding sequence ATGAATGATACCGTATTGAAAATAAATAACTTAACGGTTGATTTTTTACTCGGCGAGAAAAAAAAGCGGGTTATAAGAAATCTTTCGTTGGAAATCAAAAATGAAATTTTCGCAATTATGGGAGAAACGGGCTGCGGCAAATCGGTACTCGCTGCGAGCATTTTAGGACTTTTACCTTCAAATGCGCTCGTAAACGGGTCCGTTTTATATAAGGAAAAAAAGATTTCCGATTTAAAAGAAAAAGAATACAACCGTTTGCGCGGAAAAGAAATAGCGCTTGTACTGCAAAGTTCCGCCGATTCTTTAAATCCGCTTTTAAAAATACAGACGCAGCTTTCAATTCCTATAAAAGTTCACGGCGTATGCAAAACCGCAGATGCGGTGCGTTTCTATTCCGAAACGCTGCTGAAAAATGTTTCGCTGAAAAAGGGTGTTTTAAAACTGTATCCCTTTCAGTTAAGCGGCGGAATGCAGCATAGGATTCTGACGGCATTAGGGCTTTCGTGCAAACCTTCGGTTTTGATATTGGACGAACCGACCCGCGGGATGGATATGGTTTTACGGAACGAATACGCTTCGCTGATAAAATCCGTTTATGATACGGAAAAAATCGCGATTCTGTTTATTACCCACGATTTGGAACTTGCACAAAAACTATCGCACCGCTGCGCGCTTATGCACAACGGAGAAATTGTAGAAGAAGGTGAAACGCAAAAAGTATTTAACGACCGGCGTTCGGCATATTTTCGTTCTCTCATAGCCGCAATGCCGAAAAACCTTGCGAGGCGGCAATAA
- a CDS encoding ABC transporter permease, whose product MKDKKKYRLQIIIYSVLCFVILLSVILSDVVAAPEINAVLENRFLPPSPNHFFGTDDFGRDVFLRTLQGFKYTFFIALTAQIFSFLLGGIAGLITGYYGGIIDEIFYYFCNIILSFPIIAAVIFFSAIFGSSVFILIVLSIVFGMMFNVKVVRSEIMVLKHSNFVAGLKIIGASDFFIVTHHLLKPAFMLILPTFPLILGHIIIGISAYSFLGFGVQPPKPEIGLILKESIRFINYAPWLMIFPGLFQFAVILILSNLSEAVQNFMRYTKDLRRKI is encoded by the coding sequence ATGAAAGATAAAAAGAAGTATCGGCTGCAAATTATTATTTATTCGGTCTTATGTTTCGTTATTCTTTTATCTGTTATTTTATCCGATGTCGTCGCCGCTCCCGAAATAAACGCCGTATTGGAAAACAGATTTTTGCCGCCCTCGCCGAATCATTTTTTCGGAACGGACGATTTCGGCCGCGATGTTTTTTTACGGACGTTACAAGGTTTCAAATATACGTTTTTTATCGCCTTAACGGCACAAATTTTCAGCTTTTTATTGGGCGGAATCGCCGGTTTGATTACCGGTTATTACGGCGGTATAATTGACGAAATTTTTTATTATTTTTGCAACATTATTCTCTCTTTTCCGATAATTGCCGCAGTTATCTTTTTTTCGGCGATATTCGGCAGCTCCGTTTTCATTTTAATCGTATTGTCGATCGTTTTCGGTATGATGTTCAATGTAAAAGTCGTAAGAAGCGAAATAATGGTTTTAAAACACAGCAATTTTGTCGCGGGCTTAAAAATTATCGGTGCCTCCGATTTCTTCATCGTAACACATCATTTACTGAAGCCGGCATTCATGCTCATTCTGCCGACTTTTCCGCTTATTTTGGGACACATTATAATCGGCATTTCCGCCTATTCGTTTTTAGGTTTCGGGGTGCAGCCGCCAAAGCCGGAAATAGGACTGATTTTAAAAGAATCGATCCGCTTTATAAATTATGCGCCGTGGCTTATGATTTTTCCCGGACTTTTTCAGTTCGCGGTTATTCTCATTCTTTCCAATCTGTCCGAAGCGGTTCAAAATTTTATGCGTTACACAAAAGATTTGCGGAGAAAAATATGA
- a CDS encoding ABC transporter permease produces the protein MNPINASIRKLLMILPTVLLLSLLSFSVIYFAPGSAEKLLLGAKNQRGFISDEAAKAYGKKLGLDKPFGTLYAAWLTGVLKGDFGKSYRTDERVLSVFINRFSVTFKLACLTTLIYFLFGVPLGMAAAVRKNVLCRFLLRHWRVICMSIPSFWIAVILVWFLATYAPAIPTIGYHGIKSLIVPALLMGIMSFPNLTCVIQNKTETILSKQFIISANALGIPQKTIFIKHILKNIAPPVIAVACLDFSGFIGGAILIENIFSVPGLGLMLTESINVKDYPVIAGTLFLLGLFINLLNLTAEILYCVIDKRGIHER, from the coding sequence ATGAATCCGATCAATGCGTCGATCAGAAAGCTGCTGATGATTCTGCCGACGGTACTGCTTTTGTCGCTTTTAAGCTTTTCTGTTATTTACTTTGCCCCCGGCAGCGCAGAGAAACTCCTGTTGGGTGCAAAGAACCAAAGGGGCTTTATCAGCGACGAAGCCGCAAAAGCATACGGTAAAAAACTCGGACTCGATAAACCTTTCGGCACTCTGTATGCGGCATGGCTTACCGGCGTGCTGAAAGGTGATTTCGGAAAATCATACAGAACCGACGAGCGTGTTCTATCCGTTTTTATAAACCGTTTTTCGGTAACCTTTAAACTTGCCTGCCTTACGACGTTGATTTATTTTTTGTTCGGCGTTCCGCTCGGCATGGCAGCCGCCGTAAGAAAAAACGTGTTGTGCCGTTTTCTTTTGCGGCATTGGCGCGTTATTTGCATGTCGATTCCGTCATTTTGGATCGCCGTAATTTTGGTATGGTTCCTTGCAACCTATGCGCCTGCGATTCCCACTATAGGCTACCACGGCATCAAAAGTTTAATAGTACCGGCGCTTTTAATGGGAATAATGTCCTTTCCCAACCTTACATGCGTTATTCAAAATAAAACCGAAACGATTCTCAGCAAGCAATTTATTATTTCGGCAAATGCGCTCGGCATTCCGCAAAAAACTATCTTTATAAAACATATTTTAAAAAATATTGCGCCTCCGGTAATCGCAGTCGCCTGCCTTGATTTCAGCGGTTTTATCGGCGGGGCAATTCTAATAGAAAACATATTTTCCGTTCCGGGATTGGGTCTTATGCTTACGGAATCGATAAACGTAAAAGATTATCCGGTAATTGCAGGAACGCTTTTTTTGCTGGGGCTTTTTATAAATCTTTTAAATTTGACTGCGGAAATTCTGTATTGCGTAATTGACAAACGGGGCATTCATGAAAGATAA
- a CDS encoding ABC transporter substrate-binding protein, protein MKRILLCMVAVSLVLFSCSAKNAAKKEEKTVLKIGAIRDFKQSKEGATLIFDALLKITPDYTPLPNIITDWTRNDTATEYNLTMRTDILFSDGTPLTAQIVKYDLENAAPMMWCGFSYLLEEVSITDSSHLKIKLTAPYYFLPHDLAVVPAIKENGIDEAMNITDFTGTGPYILTDYREGQSASLTKNKTYWNAPGPDSFSVPQVEWLVITDSSARDLALSSGQIDVLGISEHYLSIEYPSINDLVKVKKMNFVEEPKEVFTSLMSIGFNWKEGFCSDRSLRRAMEYAVDRQELTDKIFFGIPEALGHQFNPAFMDGPQNEKPYYYDPELAKRILAEAGYKDTDNDGILEKNGKNVLLRFLISSKEDYQRDLAVFVKSELRKLGIDCEIIPAAGETMKERFKTGSYDLAIQHPWYEPIIGAVTYFGFDDSYTDYGLSYAVNKKSVEAAQALIVSQNEEQIKKNAGALWHEQYEECVTLPVCTSSRLAVFNSRFEGFRFNGNIYMIDLSEVKTRSIKQ, encoded by the coding sequence ATGAAACGCATACTTTTATGTATGGTCGCCGTGAGTCTTGTACTTTTTTCATGCTCTGCAAAAAACGCAGCAAAAAAAGAGGAGAAAACGGTGCTTAAAATAGGCGCCATACGGGATTTTAAACAATCTAAAGAAGGAGCCACGCTGATTTTTGACGCATTGCTGAAAATTACGCCCGATTATACTCCTCTTCCCAATATTATTACCGACTGGACGAGAAACGATACGGCAACGGAATATAATCTTACCATGCGTACCGATATTCTTTTTTCGGACGGAACACCGCTTACCGCACAAATCGTAAAATATGATCTCGAAAATGCGGCACCCATGATGTGGTGCGGTTTTTCATATTTACTGGAAGAAGTTTCCATAACGGATTCCTCACATCTAAAGATCAAACTTACCGCTCCCTATTATTTTTTGCCGCACGATCTTGCGGTCGTACCCGCAATAAAAGAAAACGGCATCGACGAAGCGATGAATATTACGGATTTTACGGGAACCGGTCCGTATATATTGACGGATTATCGCGAAGGTCAAAGCGCTTCATTGACAAAAAATAAGACATATTGGAACGCACCCGGTCCCGACTCTTTTTCCGTTCCGCAAGTGGAATGGCTCGTTATTACCGACAGCAGTGCACGAGATCTGGCGCTTTCTTCCGGTCAAATCGACGTACTCGGCATAAGCGAACATTATTTATCGATAGAATACCCTTCAATTAATGATTTGGTTAAAGTAAAAAAAATGAATTTTGTCGAAGAACCTAAAGAGGTTTTTACCTCGCTTATGAGTATCGGCTTTAACTGGAAAGAAGGTTTTTGCAGCGATCGTTCGCTTCGCCGGGCAATGGAATACGCCGTAGACCGGCAGGAACTTACGGATAAAATCTTTTTCGGAATACCCGAAGCGCTCGGACATCAGTTTAATCCCGCCTTTATGGATGGCCCTCAAAACGAAAAGCCCTATTATTACGATCCGGAGCTTGCAAAAAGGATTCTTGCCGAAGCCGGATATAAGGATACCGACAACGACGGTATCCTTGAAAAAAACGGCAAAAATGTTTTGCTGCGTTTTCTGATTTCTTCAAAAGAAGACTATCAGCGAGACTTGGCGGTTTTCGTTAAATCGGAATTGCGCAAACTCGGAATCGATTGCGAAATCATTCCGGCAGCAGGTGAAACAATGAAAGAACGTTTTAAAACCGGCAGTTACGATTTAGCCATTCAGCATCCGTGGTACGAACCGATTATCGGAGCCGTTACCTATTTCGGTTTCGACGACAGCTATACGGACTACGGTTTAAGTTATGCCGTAAACAAAAAGTCCGTAGAAGCGGCACAAGCTTTAATCGTATCACAAAACGAAGAGCAAATTAAAAAGAACGCGGGCGCCCTATGGCACGAACAATATGAAGAGTGCGTAACGCTTCCCGTTTGTACAAGTTCCCGCCTTGCGGTTTTTAACTCCCGCTTCGAAGGATTCCGATTTAACGGGAACATATACATGATCGATTTAAGTGAAGTTAAAACCCGCAGCATAAAACAATGA
- a CDS encoding AraC family transcriptional regulator — protein sequence MVKQNIKDKTITIELYKGVKIEFYDTETDEIYELKGKPRNVFRIDYCRQGILEGEFENMSFAYLGEKETAINYEKLALLRTFFPLRIYKGVSILFFFDELDEGFTTMAQAFNIDIKDMCTRFHLKNGWYKIKPGSGITEILDRLYGETMQRDIAYLQIKTFEILHLLTQLDSSEYREPDFFSGYNINKVKKIHALMVNNLDKNVPFQRIVKVEDLSYTIFQKLFRQIYGDSPYSYLKKYKLKTAAFYISSTNKKIIEIASDLGYANASKFSDAFKSVYGMTPLQYRNGSVKKY from the coding sequence ATGGTGAAACAAAATATAAAAGATAAAACAATTACGATAGAGTTATACAAGGGTGTCAAAATAGAATTTTACGATACGGAGACGGATGAAATATATGAACTGAAAGGAAAGCCGCGCAATGTTTTTCGAATCGATTATTGCAGACAAGGTATTTTGGAAGGCGAATTCGAAAACATGTCTTTTGCATATTTAGGCGAAAAAGAAACCGCGATAAATTATGAAAAATTGGCATTATTAAGAACATTCTTCCCTTTACGGATTTACAAGGGCGTGAGCATTCTGTTCTTTTTCGATGAGCTGGACGAAGGATTTACAACTATGGCACAAGCATTCAATATCGACATAAAAGATATGTGTACCCGTTTCCACTTAAAAAACGGATGGTATAAAATAAAACCGGGTTCCGGAATTACGGAAATTTTGGATAGACTGTACGGAGAAACCATGCAGCGGGACATTGCCTACTTACAAATCAAAACATTCGAGATTCTGCATTTGCTCACGCAGCTCGATTCTTCCGAATACCGCGAGCCGGATTTTTTTTCGGGGTACAACATCAATAAAGTAAAAAAAATACATGCCCTCATGGTAAACAATCTTGATAAAAATGTTCCTTTCCAGCGGATAGTAAAAGTAGAAGATTTAAGCTATACGATTTTCCAAAAACTGTTTAGACAAATTTACGGCGACAGTCCGTACTCGTATCTGAAAAAATATAAACTTAAAACGGCGGCCTTTTATATTTCGTCTACAAATAAAAAGATTATAGAAATCGCATCCGACTTGGGCTATGCAAACGCAAGCAAATTTTCCGATGCTTTCAAATCCGTATACGGAATGACTCCCCTACAGTACCGCAACGGAAGCGTTAAAAAATATTAA